In Bythopirellula goksoeyrii, a single window of DNA contains:
- a CDS encoding PEP-CTERM sorting domain-containing protein (PEP-CTERM proteins occur, often in large numbers, in the proteomes of bacteria that also encode an exosortase, a predicted intramembrane cysteine proteinase. The presence of a PEP-CTERM domain at a protein's C-terminus predicts cleavage within the sorting domain, followed by covalent anchoring to some some component of the (usually Gram-negative) cell surface. Many PEP-CTERM proteins exhibit an unusual sequence composition that includes large numbers of potential glycosylation sites. Expression of one such protein has been shown restore the ability of a bacterium to form floc, a type of biofilm.): protein MFRRIALSAVLCATTTTVALADTDIIVDDFESYTTSADVLAAWPVQVAATEPPRADNGTVLVPGDTAPFYGGTNLTNFAQFCGSVGSAAGIANCDLAGSSGVYGGGPETGAFNSGTVNERTFPTIAPSATQNVELSYDLGDDALSANMRMTIGLRGVSGATTENIIEMGLYNDVAANGFVYRAVLFPGPAGSNPNWVSFADTTNIDVPLLDTLNSQSEVGAGFHTYKAVISVDQIVFSLDLYGDGLTNTSNTPGVGTPGVDAMDTVAVTTSALGFTNLRFGLPSNLKSSGGDNIDAAFAGFDNISLRLVDIVAPTGDADFDGDGNVDGKDFLTWQRNSGLIGGATLADGDANNDQNVDGIDLGIWQGQYGNTSPLVSATAVPEPASAVLMLLTMAGLLGRNRR, encoded by the coding sequence ATGTTTCGACGAATCGCTTTGAGCGCGGTACTGTGTGCCACCACGACGACCGTGGCACTTGCGGACACGGACATCATCGTAGACGATTTCGAGTCTTACACGACCTCCGCTGATGTTTTGGCAGCATGGCCCGTCCAAGTAGCGGCCACCGAACCACCGAGAGCGGACAATGGCACGGTGTTGGTGCCAGGAGATACTGCCCCATTTTATGGCGGCACCAATTTGACGAACTTTGCTCAGTTCTGTGGCTCGGTGGGAAGTGCTGCTGGTATCGCTAATTGTGATCTTGCTGGCTCTTCCGGAGTCTACGGTGGTGGACCTGAAACTGGTGCGTTTAACTCTGGTACTGTGAATGAAAGAACTTTCCCCACGATTGCTCCTTCAGCAACACAGAATGTCGAGCTATCTTACGATCTTGGCGATGATGCACTCTCTGCCAATATGAGAATGACAATTGGACTTCGTGGTGTCTCGGGTGCAACAACTGAGAACATCATTGAGATGGGTTTATATAATGATGTCGCCGCCAATGGTTTTGTTTATCGAGCAGTACTATTTCCTGGACCAGCTGGCTCAAATCCGAACTGGGTCAGCTTTGCAGACACCACTAATATCGATGTGCCTTTGCTGGATACACTCAATTCCCAATCTGAAGTAGGCGCAGGATTCCACACTTACAAGGCCGTGATCAGTGTCGATCAGATTGTTTTTTCACTCGATCTCTACGGTGATGGCCTGACCAATACGAGCAACACACCTGGCGTTGGTACTCCTGGCGTGGACGCAATGGACACTGTGGCTGTCACGACTTCTGCATTAGGATTTACCAATCTTCGTTTTGGGCTTCCCTCGAATCTAAAGTCCTCGGGTGGTGACAACATCGACGCTGCTTTCGCTGGATTTGACAACATCTCTCTCCGCTTAGTCGACATTGTAGCTCCCACGGGGGACGCAGACTTCGATGGCGATGGGAATGTGGACGGCAAAGACTTCCTCACCTGGCAACGTAACTCTGGCCTGATAGGTGGCGCGACCCTGGCGGATGGCGATGCCAACAATGACCAGAATGTCGATGGAATCGACCTAGGCATCTGGCAGGGTCAATATGGAAACACGTCGCCGCTAGTATCAGCGACTGCCGTGCCGGAACCCGCCTCAGCAGTGCTAATGCTCCTGACGATGGCAGGTTTGTTGGGCAGAAACCGCCGCTAA
- a CDS encoding DUF1559 domain-containing protein: MSFGTSSEKVCFRARRGFTLVELLVVIAIIGVLVALLLPAIQAARESARRMTCTNHLKQMGLANLNYESSNKKLPPGSTAGTSNKNGFSWHVEILPFAEFSSLNNQIQQQIEAKTVTRTTRAGTIEDLPEPYQLEDVDEIKIDVYRCPSDSLRYDDLARITWGRYLESTNYYGVAGSAYSRSVQNPQLGGIDPLDFRTGSLEGSTNFDGPLFYDSEVKFSEITDGTSNTFMIGERWYQVRSWLIGGREASSGNPSNNVAPSHLMYSVKNIDSRYLPNSEFGPGYYVLHDNYSEEKIPPGGQAVVGLNDLYWGSFHSGGVNFAYVDGSVHFISDDIDPLTWLAMGSRNGGEVVGQP, from the coding sequence ATGTCTTTTGGCACCTCTTCAGAAAAAGTTTGCTTTCGAGCAAGACGCGGCTTTACCCTGGTAGAACTCCTGGTGGTGATTGCAATCATCGGAGTCCTAGTGGCACTGCTGTTGCCAGCGATTCAAGCGGCGCGCGAATCTGCCCGGCGGATGACATGCACAAATCATCTCAAGCAAATGGGTCTGGCCAATCTGAATTACGAGTCAAGCAACAAGAAGCTTCCCCCAGGATCGACTGCGGGAACCAGCAATAAGAATGGCTTTTCTTGGCACGTAGAGATTCTTCCCTTTGCCGAGTTTAGTTCGCTGAACAACCAGATTCAGCAGCAGATTGAAGCCAAGACGGTTACCAGAACCACGCGTGCCGGGACTATTGAGGATCTACCGGAGCCGTATCAGTTGGAAGATGTCGACGAAATAAAAATCGATGTCTATCGTTGCCCCAGCGATTCCCTCCGTTATGACGACTTGGCAAGAATTACTTGGGGACGCTACTTGGAAAGCACTAACTATTATGGAGTAGCTGGTTCGGCTTATTCTCGCTCCGTTCAAAACCCACAATTGGGAGGGATCGATCCCCTCGATTTCAGAACCGGTAGCCTTGAAGGGTCAACCAATTTCGATGGCCCCTTGTTCTACGACAGCGAAGTCAAGTTCAGTGAAATCACGGACGGCACAAGCAATACATTCATGATTGGGGAACGTTGGTATCAAGTTCGCTCATGGCTGATTGGTGGACGTGAAGCTAGCTCAGGGAATCCGAGCAACAATGTTGCACCCAGTCATTTGATGTACTCTGTGAAGAACATCGATAGCCGCTATTTACCTAACTCCGAATTTGGACCTGGCTATTATGTACTCCACGACAACTATAGCGAAGAGAAAATCCCCCCCGGTGGCCAGGCGGTTGTGGGGCTTAACGACTTATACTGGGGTAGCTTCCATAGCGGAGGAGTCAACTTCGCATACGTCGATGGCAGTGTGCATTTCATCTCCGACGATATTGACCCACTCACCTGGCTTGCCATGGGCTCACGCAACGGAGGTGAAGTTGTCGGTCAACCCTAA
- a CDS encoding DUF1559 domain-containing protein, with translation MHPDRSSQKMASGRKAGFTLVELLVVIAIIGVLVALLLPAIQSARESARRSTCTNNLKNIGLSCLNYESSQGALPPSSLNSKQQQASGLGWPVLILPYVEQAAVSQNAIARYTDPSDDKSDNAYDRHFDDLNELLLPMYLCPSDPELREQEEKFYDTSTGAGRFRKAMSYAGVAGSYFSRTGNCPSDRDGQDFCISGSVSGLFGPNNFDGLLIQGWPVELREVTDGLSNTLLMGERTYQIRAWMIGAYWTGSAIPYEPPVRGGSRKTRPEGPQAQTAHFASKNITASFALNHDPYNGCYQAHNNDLGDRPKVPDSTPRVISVNDLPFGSRHPGGVNFARGDASVSFQQESMDPMVLLALGSRNGGEVVSE, from the coding sequence GTGCATCCAGACCGCTCTTCTCAAAAAATGGCTTCTGGCCGTAAGGCTGGTTTCACCCTCGTGGAACTCTTGGTGGTGATCGCGATCATTGGAGTCTTGGTCGCGTTACTTCTGCCGGCAATACAATCCGCACGTGAATCTGCCCGACGCTCAACTTGTACGAACAATCTCAAGAATATTGGATTGTCGTGCCTGAACTACGAGTCTTCCCAAGGTGCTTTGCCTCCCTCCTCATTGAATTCCAAACAGCAACAAGCCAGCGGCCTCGGCTGGCCGGTTCTAATCCTACCCTACGTGGAACAAGCCGCTGTGAGCCAGAACGCCATTGCCAGGTATACCGATCCTAGCGACGACAAATCGGATAACGCCTACGATAGGCACTTCGATGACTTGAATGAGTTACTTCTGCCAATGTATTTGTGTCCCAGCGATCCTGAATTAAGGGAACAAGAGGAAAAATTTTATGATACATCGACAGGTGCTGGAAGATTTCGCAAGGCAATGAGTTATGCCGGAGTGGCCGGTTCCTACTTCAGTAGAACAGGAAACTGCCCGAGCGATCGTGATGGACAAGATTTTTGCATTAGTGGCAGCGTATCGGGTTTATTCGGTCCGAACAATTTCGACGGCCTTTTGATCCAAGGATGGCCTGTTGAATTGCGAGAAGTCACAGACGGGTTGAGCAACACCTTGCTGATGGGAGAGCGGACCTACCAGATTCGGGCTTGGATGATTGGGGCCTACTGGACTGGTTCTGCGATTCCTTACGAACCCCCCGTCCGTGGCGGATCCAGGAAGACCCGGCCGGAGGGTCCCCAAGCCCAGACCGCCCATTTTGCGAGTAAGAATATCACGGCGAGCTTCGCTCTGAACCACGATCCGTACAATGGTTGTTATCAAGCCCACAACAACGACTTGGGAGACCGTCCAAAAGTGCCTGACAGTACTCCGCGAGTTATCTCGGTGAACGACCTCCCCTTCGGAAGTCGCCATCCGGGAGGAGTTAACTTTGCACGAGGGGATGCTAGTGTAAGCTTCCAACAGGAATCCATGGATCCGATGGTCCTCTTGGCATTGGGTTCACGCAACGGCGGCGAAGTGGTCAGCGAATGA
- a CDS encoding PEP-CTERM sorting domain-containing protein, whose amino-acid sequence MAGIRSPGMVYVTTFHGPSFLFFFVAEIDEGSSVMKKTKLFIFLVACSLMCANSVEAAGFKISLGIRETGSTMPIFGNGGSSGGIEWVDKDAQTLTADGTWQLFTFTPNAAGALSAFAGGTADSLLSTDTGTIEHIRLLNDEGITAPFRVWIDDVTNTVASGPVVENFDSAALASEVMFNEPDFSGSTAGNLVAGGTTAVTDAMAFSGSQSLEVATQFNSNNPAGWLRLTTFNAANLPNPTVIFREPGAPNPTISFYAKATVIPEPASVLLMGISVIGLGFVRNRS is encoded by the coding sequence TTGGCCGGGATCCGTTCCCCCGGCATGGTTTACGTAACCACTTTTCATGGTCCTAGTTTTCTGTTTTTTTTCGTCGCCGAGATCGACGAGGGGAGTAGTGTAATGAAGAAAACGAAGTTGTTTATCTTTCTCGTGGCCTGCAGCCTGATGTGTGCCAACTCAGTGGAAGCTGCGGGCTTCAAGATCTCGCTTGGTATTCGCGAGACTGGCAGCACAATGCCGATCTTTGGCAACGGTGGCTCCAGTGGTGGCATCGAATGGGTCGACAAAGATGCTCAGACTCTTACAGCGGACGGTACTTGGCAGCTATTTACTTTCACACCGAATGCTGCTGGAGCTTTGTCGGCTTTCGCCGGTGGTACCGCCGATAGTTTACTTTCCACCGATACGGGTACGATCGAGCACATTCGCTTGCTGAACGACGAAGGCATCACGGCACCCTTTCGCGTTTGGATAGATGATGTGACTAATACGGTGGCCAGCGGCCCTGTGGTGGAGAATTTCGACTCAGCCGCACTTGCAAGTGAAGTGATGTTTAACGAGCCTGATTTCTCTGGTTCAACCGCCGGAAATCTAGTGGCTGGTGGCACGACTGCTGTTACCGATGCAATGGCTTTTTCTGGTTCACAGTCTTTGGAAGTAGCCACGCAATTTAATTCCAACAATCCAGCAGGCTGGTTGCGTCTCACTACTTTCAATGCGGCAAATCTGCCTAATCCCACGGTGATCTTTCGGGAACCTGGTGCTCCGAATCCTACGATCAGCTTTTATGCCAAAGCAACCGTCATCCCCGAACCCGCCAGCGTATTGCTGATGGGTATTTCAGTGATTGGCCTTGGTTTCGTGCGAAATCGTAGCTAA